A stretch of the Medicago truncatula cultivar Jemalong A17 chromosome 5, MtrunA17r5.0-ANR, whole genome shotgun sequence genome encodes the following:
- the LOC11423459 gene encoding receptor-like protein 11, translating to MGNYILKLCYALFFIFLHSASSIHGHFNSTSSTKEVKCKEREREALLRFKQGLQDDYGMLSTWRDDEKNRDCCKWNGIGCSNETGHVHMLDLHGSGTHLLIGAINLSLLIELKNIKYLDLSRNYFLGSYIPELIDSFTKLRYLNISSCEFIGRIPNQLGKLKNLQYLDLKYNEFLEGQIPHELGNLSQLKYLNIEGNNLVGEIPCELGNLAKLEYLNLGGNSLSGAIPYQLGNLAQLQFLDLGDNLLDGTIPFKIGELLMVQSH from the coding sequence ATGGGAAATTATATTCTCAAACTATGTTAtgctttgtttttcattttcttgcaTTCTGCAAGTTCAATCCATGGACATTTCAACTCAACAAGTAGTACTAAAGAAGTAAAATGcaaagagagggagagagaagcACTCTTAAGGTTCAAACAAGGCCTCCAAGATGATTATGGCATGCTTTCCACATGGAGGGATGATGAGAAAAATAGAGATTGTTGCAAGTGGAATGGAATTGGTTGCAGCAATGAAACAGGTCATGTCCACATGCTTGATCTTCATGGTTCTGGTACACATCTTTTGATCGGTGCAATCAATCTTAGTTTATTGATTGAgttgaaaaatatcaaatatttggACTTAAGCAGGAATTATTTTCTTGGTAGTTACATACCAGAACTTATTGATTCCTTCACCAAATTACGATATCTCAATATTTCAAGTTGTGAATTTATTGGAAGGATACCTAACCAACTTGGGAAGCTTAAGAATTTACAATATCTAGATCTCAAATACAATGAATTTCTTGAAGGACAAATCCCTCATGAACTTGGAAATCTCTCACAGCTCAAGTATCTTAACATTGAAGGAAACAATCTTGTTGGAGAAATCCCTTGTGAACTTGGAAATCTAGCAAAACTAGAGTATCTTAACCTTGGAGGAAATTCTCTTTCAGGAGCAATCCCTTATCAACTTGGAAATCTTGCACAACTGCAGTTTCTTGATCTCGGAGACAATTTACTTGATGGAACAATCCCTTTCAAGATTGGGGAGCTTTTGATGGTGCAATCACACTAA